A single window of Onychostoma macrolepis isolate SWU-2019 chromosome 16, ASM1243209v1, whole genome shotgun sequence DNA harbors:
- the si:dkey-122a22.2 gene encoding uncharacterized protein si:dkey-122a22.2 isoform X2, with the protein MKVLLFIIFTPAFLNYASLQREGQVLSAAGAQLIDIGLGQKIHLLCKGHGWPVVVLDAPAGMSSDVWYYVQEGLSLSTKVCTYDRVGLGFSRRTLQNETTGTEKVWGISTTGRMVDDLHRLVKAADIATPFILIGSELGTLNGRFYSHIHDTQVSDLVLIDPIPEDVFEEEKWQQYWYSHLVPSLQMMQFSAAAGLSRLLIIVGVLKPALQGGDVPEELIQQQKYLLCNPAHQSAAVDEHFFLNESASQVREISRYKPLSSKTSVHVITGESFDDQLPSDLNQVAAELQSKFLERSYPGANHIQIRGADRHMIYKNPSSLIKHLHKLVSQRQSNQQRQ; encoded by the exons ATGAAGGTTTTGCTCTTCATCATCTTCACTCCAGCTTTTCTGAACTATGCCTCCCTGCAGAGAGAGGGACAGGTGCTGTCAGCCGCAG GTGCTCAGCTGATTGATATCGGCCTCGGCCAAAAGATCCATCTGTTGTGCAAAGGACACGGGTGGCCTGTTG ttgttCTTGATGCTCCAGCAGGGATGTCTTCAGATGTTTGGTACTATGTGCAGGAGGGTCTCTCATTATCAACAAAG GTGTGCACCTATGACAGAGTCGGTCTGGGTTTCAGCCGGAGAACCTTGCAGAATGAAACTACAGGCACAGAGAAAGTCTGGGGAATATCAACCACTGGAAG GATGGTGGATGACCTTCATCGATTGGTCAAGGCTGCAGATATAGCCACACCCTTCATCCTGATTGGCTCTGAGTTGGGCACGCTCAATGGCAGGTTCTACAGCCACATCCATGACAC GCAAGTGTCTGACCTGGTGTTGATCGATCCGATCCCAGAGGATGTCTTTGAAGAGGAGAAGTGGCAGCAGTACTG GTACTCTCACCTCGTCCCGTCCCTGCAGATGATGCAGTTCTCTGCAGCCGCAGGTTTGAGTCGTCTGCTCATTATTGTGGGGGTGTTGAAGCCGGCCCTTCAGGGAGGAGACGTCCCAGAGGAACTCATACAGCAACAG AAATATCTGCTGTGTAACCCTGCCCATCAGAGTGCTGCAGTAGACGAGCATTTCTTTCTCAACGAGAGCGCATCTCAAGTCAG AGAGATCTCCAGATATAAGCCTCTCTCTAGCAAGACATCTGTGCATGTGATCACTGGGGAAtcctttgatgatcagcttccTTCAGATCTCAACCAA GTGGCTGCTGAACTTCAGAGCAAGTTTTTGGAGCGCTCTTATCCCGGTGCCAATCACATCCAGATTCGTGGGGCGGATCGTCACATGATCTACAAAAATCCATCCTCGCTTATCAAACATTTGCATAAGCTTGTGTCACAAAGGCAGTCCAACCAACAGAGGCAGTGA
- the si:dkey-122a22.2 gene encoding uncharacterized protein si:dkey-122a22.2 isoform X1: MLRRRTNGREDADSVKPDRKKTSEDSGVTGVPVSQRSCWAVVSFWMKVLLFIIFTPAFLNYASLQREGQVLSAAGAQLIDIGLGQKIHLLCKGHGWPVVVLDAPAGMSSDVWYYVQEGLSLSTKVCTYDRVGLGFSRRTLQNETTGTEKVWGISTTGRMVDDLHRLVKAADIATPFILIGSELGTLNGRFYSHIHDTQVSDLVLIDPIPEDVFEEEKWQQYWYSHLVPSLQMMQFSAAAGLSRLLIIVGVLKPALQGGDVPEELIQQQKYLLCNPAHQSAAVDEHFFLNESASQVREISRYKPLSSKTSVHVITGESFDDQLPSDLNQVAAELQSKFLERSYPGANHIQIRGADRHMIYKNPSSLIKHLHKLVSQRQSNQQRQ, from the exons ATGTTGCGCAGAAGGACAAACGGACGAGAAGATGCGGACAGTGTCAAACCTGATAGAAAGAAG ACATCAGAGGACTCTGGTGTTACTGGTGTGCCTGTCTCACAGAGGAGCTGCTGGGCTGTTGTGTCCTTCTGGATGAAGGTTTTGCTCTTCATCATCTTCACTCCAGCTTTTCTGAACTATGCCTCCCTGCAGAGAGAGGGACAGGTGCTGTCAGCCGCAG GTGCTCAGCTGATTGATATCGGCCTCGGCCAAAAGATCCATCTGTTGTGCAAAGGACACGGGTGGCCTGTTG ttgttCTTGATGCTCCAGCAGGGATGTCTTCAGATGTTTGGTACTATGTGCAGGAGGGTCTCTCATTATCAACAAAG GTGTGCACCTATGACAGAGTCGGTCTGGGTTTCAGCCGGAGAACCTTGCAGAATGAAACTACAGGCACAGAGAAAGTCTGGGGAATATCAACCACTGGAAG GATGGTGGATGACCTTCATCGATTGGTCAAGGCTGCAGATATAGCCACACCCTTCATCCTGATTGGCTCTGAGTTGGGCACGCTCAATGGCAGGTTCTACAGCCACATCCATGACAC GCAAGTGTCTGACCTGGTGTTGATCGATCCGATCCCAGAGGATGTCTTTGAAGAGGAGAAGTGGCAGCAGTACTG GTACTCTCACCTCGTCCCGTCCCTGCAGATGATGCAGTTCTCTGCAGCCGCAGGTTTGAGTCGTCTGCTCATTATTGTGGGGGTGTTGAAGCCGGCCCTTCAGGGAGGAGACGTCCCAGAGGAACTCATACAGCAACAG AAATATCTGCTGTGTAACCCTGCCCATCAGAGTGCTGCAGTAGACGAGCATTTCTTTCTCAACGAGAGCGCATCTCAAGTCAG AGAGATCTCCAGATATAAGCCTCTCTCTAGCAAGACATCTGTGCATGTGATCACTGGGGAAtcctttgatgatcagcttccTTCAGATCTCAACCAA GTGGCTGCTGAACTTCAGAGCAAGTTTTTGGAGCGCTCTTATCCCGGTGCCAATCACATCCAGATTCGTGGGGCGGATCGTCACATGATCTACAAAAATCCATCCTCGCTTATCAAACATTTGCATAAGCTTGTGTCACAAAGGCAGTCCAACCAACAGAGGCAGTGA